The following coding sequences lie in one Flavobacteriales bacterium genomic window:
- a CDS encoding metallophosphoesterase family protein, with product MKKIGLISDTHGFLDPKIEKYFSVCDEIWHAGDVGDFKVIDDLVKICPIVRGVYGNIDGQEIRKHFPKNLRFNCEEVDVWITHIGGYPDRYSIDVRDEIKKNPPKLFICGHSHILKVIYDKKLSLLHINPGAAGKSGFHQVKTIVRFTIENQNIKDLEVIELGNRV from the coding sequence GTGAAAAAAATAGGATTGATATCAGACACACATGGTTTTTTAGACCCGAAAATTGAAAAATATTTTTCGGTTTGTGATGAAATTTGGCATGCTGGTGATGTTGGTGATTTTAAAGTTATTGATGATTTAGTAAAAATTTGCCCTATAGTTCGTGGTGTTTATGGAAATATCGACGGGCAAGAAATCAGAAAACATTTCCCGAAAAACTTACGATTTAATTGCGAAGAAGTTGATGTTTGGATAACTCACATTGGAGGTTATCCCGACAGGTATTCGATAGATGTTCGAGATGAAATAAAAAAAAATCCACCCAAACTTTTTATTTGCGGTCACTCCCATATTTTAAAAGTGATTTACGATAAAAAATTAAGCCTTTTACACATCAATCCAGGTGCAGCTGGTAAGAGTGGTTTTCATCAAGTTAAAACTATTGTAAGGTTTACTATTGAAAACCAAAACATTAAAGATTTAGAAGTAATTGAATTAGGTAACAGGGTTTAA
- a CDS encoding outer membrane beta-barrel protein: protein MKKIVLSLTLIAFVVTAFAQQDTLKGQKGDWGISIGISGIINNIKLDNGKDPSGNYVAFGRKYIKDDVAIRMGFNVAYANDKRNSEDSIVVGSGNTALRQIDSSYSRFDFSVSIGYEKHLGKTKRLDPYFAGEMMIGRLGNTTIERNTNIKDVTGTDKTKEIGQYDGGFYFGLGAVAGLNYFIAPKLSLGAEFGYLYIYTKDGGDYNESSVHTPVSGAQNSTFTRGKLERSLNVLNMSNTSTIILSYFF from the coding sequence ATGAAAAAAATAGTTTTAAGTTTAACATTAATAGCTTTTGTTGTAACAGCTTTTGCACAACAAGATACGTTAAAAGGGCAAAAAGGCGATTGGGGTATAAGTATTGGTATTTCAGGTATTATCAATAATATTAAGTTAGATAATGGTAAAGATCCTTCGGGCAATTATGTAGCCTTTGGGCGAAAGTATATTAAGGATGATGTAGCAATACGTATGGGCTTTAATGTGGCTTACGCTAACGATAAAAGAAATTCGGAGGATAGTATTGTTGTTGGGTCGGGTAATACAGCATTAAGACAAATAGATTCTAGTTATTCAAGATTTGATTTTTCTGTATCTATAGGTTATGAAAAACACTTAGGAAAAACAAAAAGGTTGGATCCTTATTTTGCTGGAGAAATGATGATAGGTAGATTAGGGAATACAACAATAGAGAGAAATACAAACATAAAAGATGTTACTGGTACTGATAAAACTAAGGAAATAGGTCAGTATGATGGCGGTTTTTATTTTGGATTGGGAGCTGTTGCAGGGTTAAATTATTTTATTGCTCCAAAACTGTCGTTAGGTGCCGAATTTGGATATTTATACATCTATACAAAGGATGGTGGTGATTACAACGAGAGTAGTGTTCATACTCCTGTGAGTGGTGCTCAAAACTCAACTTTTACCAGAGGTAAATTAGAGCGTTCTCTAAATGTGTTAAATATGTCTAACACTTCAACCATAATACTTTCGTATTTCTTTTAG
- the holA gene encoding DNA polymerase III subunit delta, with the protein MAHQTILNDLKNKVYHPIYFLSGEEAYYIDLIADYIEEHVLDANEKEFNQTILYGKETDMITIISEAKRYPMMANHNVVIVKEAQNLEKQLDQLEQYLIQPTPSTILVFCYKYKTLDGRKAISKKIKKEAVVLESKKLYDDKIPDWITNYLKDKSYSITPKACILMANFLGTNLSKIVNEIDKLIINVPVGTTITPEHVEQNVGISKDFNSFELTKAIGTLDVFKANQIVYYFAKNEKEHPLVMVISLLYGFFTNILTYHYTADKSKNNIAAQLKINPYFVSEYTLAAKNYPIKKAVKVIEYLREYDLKSKGVNNSSVSGGDLMKELVFKIMH; encoded by the coding sequence ATGGCTCATCAAACCATACTCAACGATTTAAAAAACAAGGTTTACCACCCCATTTACTTTTTGAGTGGCGAGGAAGCTTATTACATTGATTTAATTGCCGATTATATCGAAGAACATGTTTTAGATGCTAACGAAAAGGAGTTTAATCAAACCATTCTGTATGGCAAGGAAACAGATATGATTACTATTATTAGTGAAGCCAAACGATATCCAATGATGGCAAATCATAATGTTGTTATTGTAAAAGAAGCACAAAACCTCGAAAAACAATTAGACCAACTAGAGCAATACTTAATACAACCTACTCCTTCTACAATTTTGGTTTTTTGCTATAAATATAAAACCCTAGATGGAAGAAAAGCCATTTCAAAAAAAATAAAAAAAGAAGCGGTTGTTTTAGAATCGAAAAAATTATACGACGACAAAATACCTGACTGGATTACCAATTACTTGAAAGACAAAAGCTATTCCATTACTCCCAAAGCCTGTATATTAATGGCTAATTTTTTGGGAACTAATTTGAGTAAAATTGTAAACGAAATTGATAAACTAATAATAAATGTTCCCGTTGGTACAACAATTACGCCAGAACACGTTGAACAAAATGTTGGAATTAGTAAAGATTTTAACAGTTTTGAACTTACAAAAGCCATCGGTACATTAGATGTGTTCAAAGCCAATCAAATTGTTTATTATTTTGCTAAAAACGAAAAAGAACATCCATTGGTAATGGTTATTTCATTGTTGTACGGCTTTTTTACCAATATCCTTACTTACCACTATACTGCAGACAAATCGAAAAACAACATTGCTGCTCAATTAAAAATAAACCCGTATTTTGTTTCTGAATATACGCTTGCAGCTAAAAACTATCCTATAAAAAAAGCCGTAAAAGTTATCGAATACCTTCGCGAGTACGATTTAAAATCGAAAGGTGTAAACAATTCTTCCGTATCTGGTGGCGATTTAATGAAAGAGCTTGTTTTTAAAATAATGCATTAA
- a CDS encoding AMP nucleosidase: MTNKEDIVKNWLPRYTGTAIEDFGKYILLTNFNNYVEIFAQLNNVEIKGKDKAMPNATADGITIINFSMGSANAATIMDLLSAVEPKACLFLGKCGGLKKKNQLGDFILPIAAIRGEGTSDDYLPKEVPALPAFTLQRAISTTIREHELDYWTGTVYTTNRRVWEHDEEFKSYLRKVRAMAVDMETATLFITGFVNKIPTGALLLVSDQPMIPDGVKTEKSDQIITTNYVQKHIEIGIQSLKEIKDKGRSVKHLRYSYTED, translated from the coding sequence ATGACAAATAAAGAAGATATTGTAAAAAATTGGCTTCCACGTTACACAGGAACCGCCATTGAAGATTTTGGTAAATACATTTTACTTACCAATTTTAATAACTATGTGGAAATTTTTGCTCAACTCAACAATGTTGAAATAAAAGGAAAAGACAAAGCGATGCCTAATGCTACAGCTGATGGAATCACCATTATTAACTTTAGCATGGGAAGTGCAAATGCTGCTACCATAATGGACTTACTAAGTGCTGTTGAGCCAAAAGCATGTCTGTTTTTAGGAAAATGTGGCGGTTTAAAAAAGAAAAACCAATTGGGTGATTTTATTTTACCCATTGCTGCTATAAGAGGAGAAGGTACTTCTGATGATTATTTACCAAAAGAAGTTCCTGCTTTACCAGCATTTACATTACAAAGAGCTATTTCAACCACTATTCGAGAACACGAATTAGATTATTGGACAGGAACAGTTTATACCACCAACCGTAGAGTTTGGGAACACGACGAAGAATTTAAAAGTTATTTACGTAAAGTACGTGCTATGGCTGTAGATATGGAAACAGCTACCTTGTTTATTACAGGTTTTGTAAATAAAATTCCAACTGGAGCTTTACTTTTAGTATCTGACCAACCTATGATACCAGACGGTGTTAAAACCGAAAAAAGCGACCAAATTATCACCACTAATTACGTTCAAAAACACATCGAAATTGGCATTCAATCGTTGAAAGAAATTAAAGATAAAGGTAGAAGTGTTAAACACCTTAGATATTCATATACTGAAGATTAA
- a CDS encoding S8 family peptidase — protein MSFRYFLLLLLIPFVGFSQQRSEFLPQTVIVKVSNQYRTFCTPNEILHPQFLKVASSIGVTKIEKIFPNHKPEHRDGMVDLSLIYQLTYAAPISELAASKQLLKWKGFVYAEPYVLPELAYNPNDPIIADPVKTWHLIMINAFAAWDVTKGDTNIVIGITDTGWDNTHPDLVANAKKNYNDPINGTDDDADGYIDNFIGWDLGNNDNDPQLEGSNHGTHVSGLSAAVTDNNVGIASIGFNTKFMPLKISNSAGILTQAYQGVVYAADHGCFIINCSWGSTTPGQFQKDVIDYANINKGCLVVGACGNNGNEVLFYPAAYDGVLTVAASEENDLKKNNSNYGYYVDISAPGENMWSTMGGGTYGFNGGTSMAAPVVSGAAALVKAMNPTYTNQQVAAVLRATAFDMNPLNPTYFDKLGNGRLDVANALTAVSPQFIEMTYKTIVDNNDNLFVENDTLQIVGTFTNYLAALNGLTVTLSSLSPYVNVIDATTSLPNLSTLQSFSNSADPFLVEVLSGAAFNESVLFKAEITNGSYTVYEYFYVLLNPDYINLAENQVSTTITSKGKIGFNDANNSVGLGFDYDGEQMLYEAGLMVGVSSSQVSDCVRGSSGQDWDFQSLENVRYNPPYVSALDLFGKMDDATYALSLNVSVEQKSFAYPSSPNDKFVIVEYNIKNIGASPLTNLHVGLFADWDIQDAMKNKAGFDATRNMGYVYSLDVDTHYAAIKVLTSGSVLNYSLDNVSGGGGGVDISNGYTTTEKFTTLSTNRLSAGAPSGQDVAHVVSSGGFTLNAGDSVIVAFALIGGNSLFDIQTSGTNAQTTYANFIGLEELKTAKGLLVYPNPTTGLIKINLDETIENIIIRNALGEAVLQSKLKTINIETLANGIYFIEVTTPGEKMISKVVLNK, from the coding sequence ATGAGTTTTAGATATTTCTTACTGTTATTATTGATTCCTTTTGTTGGTTTTTCGCAACAGCGTAGCGAATTTTTACCTCAAACAGTAATCGTAAAAGTATCCAATCAATACCGTACATTTTGTACGCCAAATGAGATTTTACATCCACAATTTCTAAAAGTGGCAAGTTCAATTGGTGTAACTAAAATTGAAAAAATATTTCCTAACCATAAACCAGAACATAGAGATGGAATGGTTGATTTGTCGCTTATTTATCAATTAACTTATGCCGCACCGATTAGTGAATTAGCTGCTTCAAAACAATTGTTAAAATGGAAAGGATTTGTTTACGCTGAACCTTATGTTTTGCCTGAGCTTGCTTATAATCCAAATGACCCAATTATTGCTGACCCTGTTAAAACTTGGCATTTAATAATGATAAATGCTTTTGCTGCTTGGGATGTTACCAAAGGAGACACCAATATTGTTATTGGAATTACTGATACAGGTTGGGATAACACACACCCTGATTTAGTGGCAAATGCTAAAAAAAATTATAATGACCCAATTAATGGAACTGATGATGATGCAGATGGCTACATCGATAACTTTATTGGATGGGATTTAGGTAACAATGATAATGACCCACAATTAGAGGGTAGTAATCATGGAACGCATGTAAGCGGTTTATCTGCGGCAGTAACCGATAATAATGTGGGGATAGCTAGTATTGGGTTTAATACTAAGTTTATGCCTTTAAAAATTTCTAATTCTGCTGGAATTCTTACACAAGCTTATCAAGGTGTGGTTTATGCTGCCGATCACGGTTGTTTTATTATCAATTGCTCGTGGGGAAGTACAACTCCAGGTCAGTTTCAAAAAGATGTAATAGATTATGCCAATATAAATAAGGGTTGTTTGGTTGTTGGAGCATGTGGTAATAATGGTAACGAAGTGTTGTTTTATCCAGCAGCTTATGATGGTGTTTTAACGGTGGCAGCATCAGAAGAAAATGATTTAAAGAAAAACAATTCCAATTACGGGTATTATGTAGATATTTCTGCCCCAGGTGAAAACATGTGGAGTACAATGGGGGGAGGTACTTATGGATTTAATGGAGGCACATCAATGGCAGCTCCAGTGGTATCAGGTGCTGCTGCTTTAGTAAAAGCAATGAATCCGACTTACACTAACCAGCAGGTTGCGGCGGTATTAAGAGCTACAGCTTTTGATATGAATCCGTTAAACCCTACTTATTTTGATAAATTAGGAAATGGTAGGTTAGATGTGGCAAATGCATTAACAGCAGTTTCGCCACAGTTTATTGAAATGACTTATAAAACCATAGTGGATAACAACGATAACCTTTTTGTAGAAAACGATACTTTACAAATAGTAGGTACGTTTACCAATTATTTAGCTGCGTTAAATGGGTTAACAGTTACGCTTTCTTCTTTGTCGCCGTATGTTAATGTTATAGATGCCACAACGAGTTTACCAAACTTAAGCACCTTACAAAGTTTTAGTAATAGCGCTGACCCATTCTTAGTTGAAGTATTGAGTGGTGCTGCATTTAATGAATCAGTGTTGTTTAAAGCAGAAATAACTAATGGCTCATACACAGTTTATGAATATTTTTATGTGTTGTTAAATCCTGATTACATTAACCTTGCAGAAAACCAAGTGAGTACAACCATAACCAGTAAAGGTAAGATTGGGTTTAATGATGCAAACAATAGTGTAGGGTTGGGTTTTGATTACGATGGAGAACAAATGTTGTACGAAGCAGGGTTAATGGTTGGAGTTAGTTCTTCACAGGTTTCTGATTGTGTCCGTGGGTCGAGTGGACAAGATTGGGATTTTCAATCGTTAGAAAATGTAAGATACAATCCACCATATGTTTCTGCTTTAGATTTATTTGGTAAAATGGATGATGCAACCTATGCGTTATCGTTGAATGTTAGTGTTGAACAAAAATCATTTGCTTACCCAAGTTCTCCTAACGATAAGTTTGTTATTGTTGAATATAACATCAAAAATATTGGAGCATCACCACTCACTAATTTACATGTTGGTTTGTTTGCTGATTGGGATATTCAAGATGCAATGAAAAATAAAGCAGGTTTCGATGCTACAAGAAACATGGGTTATGTTTATTCGTTAGATGTAGATACTCATTATGCTGCTATTAAAGTTTTAACAAGTGGTTCTGTTTTAAATTATAGTTTAGATAATGTCTCTGGTGGTGGAGGAGGTGTAGATATTTCTAACGGATATACCACAACAGAAAAGTTCACGACATTATCTACGAATCGTTTGTCTGCTGGAGCTCCTTCGGGACAAGATGTTGCACACGTAGTTTCATCGGGAGGATTTACTTTGAATGCTGGAGATTCAGTAATAGTGGCATTTGCTTTAATTGGAGGTAATAGTTTATTTGATATACAAACTTCTGGTACAAATGCACAAACTACTTATGCTAATTTTATTGGTTTGGAAGAGCTGAAAACAGCTAAGGGTTTGCTCGTTTACCCAAACCCAACTACTGGATTAATAAAAATAAATCTTGATGAAACTATTGAAAATATAATAATCAGAAATGCACTAGGTGAAGCAGTTTTGCAGAGTAAATTGAAAACTATTAATATAGAAACACTAGCTAATGGTATTTATTTTATAGAAGTTACTACCCCTGGTGAAAAGATGATTAGTAAAGTGGTTTTGAATAAATAA
- a CDS encoding SUMF1/EgtB/PvdO family nonheme iron enzyme, with amino-acid sequence MIIRIVFVLGFIISILGFLPRESKIKLFLIPNQELDLDYLMGDTLNPKMTKVASFQISELITFKEYKKYLEEIKIDSSEAFYFAQLPDSNIAPPDIWKEYITSKRYDKYPVLGLSWNAAMNYCKWLTLKESISDSSDIVYRLPYMKEWLCANYYLEKNKLQHDFNKKYSDWLIVPFDESRYNFNNGDFWYDYFYYHSKTDPPSLKRKRIIGSSYLFNGLKYKHYGYADRGYNYVGFRLVKEKIKSHQKGDIINFYFEQYRLKSKK; translated from the coding sequence ATGATAATTAGAATTGTATTTGTATTAGGTTTTATTATATCTATACTTGGTTTTTTACCAAGAGAATCAAAAATAAAATTATTTTTAATTCCAAACCAAGAGTTGGACTTAGATTATTTAATGGGAGATACTTTAAATCCAAAAATGACAAAAGTTGCTTCTTTTCAAATTAGTGAGCTAATTACATTCAAAGAGTATAAAAAATACTTAGAAGAAATAAAGATTGACAGTTCTGAAGCTTTCTATTTTGCACAATTACCCGATTCTAATATTGCTCCACCTGATATATGGAAAGAGTACATCACATCAAAAAGATACGATAAATATCCTGTTTTAGGTTTGAGTTGGAATGCTGCAATGAATTATTGTAAATGGTTAACATTAAAAGAGTCAATAAGCGATAGTTCTGATATTGTCTATCGATTACCTTATATGAAAGAATGGTTGTGTGCAAATTATTATTTGGAAAAAAATAAGCTACAACATGATTTTAATAAAAAGTATTCAGATTGGCTAATTGTTCCTTTCGATGAATCTCGATATAACTTTAATAATGGTGATTTTTGGTATGATTATTTTTATTACCATTCAAAAACGGACCCACCTTCATTAAAAAGAAAAAGAATAATTGGAAGCTCGTATTTATTTAATGGGTTAAAGTATAAACATTATGGCTATGCTGATAGAGGTTATAATTATGTAGGTTTTAGATTAGTTAAAGAAAAAATTAAGAGTCATCAAAAAGGTGATATTATTAATTTTTATTTTGAGCAATATAGACTAAAATCAAAAAAATGA